A single region of the Salvia miltiorrhiza cultivar Shanhuang (shh) chromosome 8, IMPLAD_Smil_shh, whole genome shotgun sequence genome encodes:
- the LOC131001641 gene encoding protein BASIC PENTACYSTEINE6-like encodes MMDHNHLTIKTFMAITAERDAAIRERNMALEERKRAFQERDMAMLERDAAIAERNTAMQERDEAIASLRYRESSMNDNTNIPDSFGNELASGGKRIIQYQQQQQMRVSDAAYSPKGNLRGNDIGIAETAETAKPRRGRQTKDKEGKATKSAKPPRAGKRTAEAVIKEEVNSDAYNGWSNEQGLESDEEYLDKQVSWKDNLGLNQINFDESAMPVPVCSCTGSPQPCYRWGNGGWQSACCTTTISMYPLPQVANKRYSRVGGRKMSGSAFNKLLNRLAAEGYDFSSPLDLKDHWAKHGTNRYSTLK; translated from the exons ATGATG GACCACAATCACTTGACTATAAAGACCTTTATGGCCATTACGGCCGAGAGAGATGCTGCCATCCGAGAAAGGAACATGGCATTGGAGGAGAGGAAGAGGGCTTTTCAAGAGCGGGATATGGCAATGTTAGAGAGGGACGCTGCAATTGCTGAACGAAACACTGCCATGCAAGAACGGGATGAAGCAATTGCTTCTCTAAGATATCGAGAGAGCTCAATGAACGACAATACCAATATCCCCGATTCATTTGGAAATGAGCTTGCAAGTGGAGGCAAACGTATCATCCAGTACCAGCAACAACAGCAAATGCGTGTCTCTGATGCTGCATATAGTCCTAAAGGAAACTTACGTGGCAATGACATCGGTATTGCAGAGACTGCTGAGACTGCCAAGCCTCGGAGAGGGAGGCAGACGAAAGATAAAGAAGGAAAGgcaacaaaatcagccaagcCTCCGAGAGCTGGCAAAAGAACTGCTGAAGCAGTAATAAAAGAGGAGGTAAATTCTGATGCGTACAACGGTTGGAGTAACGAGCAGGGTTTGGAAAGTGATGAGGAGTACCTAGATAAGCAAGTTTCCTGGAAGGATAATCTGGGTTTGAACcaaattaattttgatgaatCCGCCATGCCAGTGCCGGTTTGCTCGTGCACAGGTTCACCACAGCCATGCTATAGATGGGGAAACGGTGGCTGGCAGTCTGCGTGCTGTACAACCACAATCTCAATGTATCCACTGCCTCAGGTAGCAAACAAACGCTACTCCAGAGTTGGCGGGAGGAAGATGAGTGGGAGCGCATTCAACAAGCTGCTCAATCGACTTGCTGCAGAGGGGTACGACTTCTCCTCTCCCCTCGATCTGAAGGACCACTGGGCTAAGCATGGCACGAACCGTTACAGCACTCTTAAATAG